A genome region from Betaproteobacteria bacterium includes the following:
- a CDS encoding addiction module protein: MSVLLHHLEQQARTLPADERARLVEVLLDSLRETEIAEIEAEWEREIAERVAAYERGEAETFSAEELFAEARRLAK; the protein is encoded by the coding sequence ATGTCCGTACTACTTCATCACCTTGAACAACAAGCCCGCACCCTTCCCGCCGATGAGCGGGCGCGACTGGTCGAAGTCCTGCTCGATTCGCTGCGTGAGACGGAAATCGCCGAGATCGAGGCTGAGTGGGAACGAGAGATTGCAGAGCGGGTTGCCGCGTACGAGCGAGGAGAAGCGGAGACATTCTCGGCTGAGGAACTGTTTGCGGAAGCCAGACGTCTTGCCAAGTGA